A genomic region of Cyanobacteria bacterium FACHB-DQ100 contains the following coding sequences:
- a CDS encoding F0F1 ATP synthase subunit gamma — MANLKFIRDRIQSVKNTKKITEAMRLVAAAKVRRAQEQVTATRPFADRLAQVLYGLQARLRFEEADLPLLRRRDVGTVGLLVISGDRGLCGGYNANVIRRAENRAQELKAEGIDYKMVVVGRKAAQYFQRRDYPIVESYSGLEQIPTSAEAAQIADVVLTQFLSESVDRVELIYTKFVSLIASRPVVQTLLPLDPQGLEVSDDEIFRLTTRGGQFQVERERVAAPEVQSFPQDMIFEQDPVQILDALLPLYLNNQLLRALQEAAASELAARMTAMNNASDNAKNLIGSLTLSYNKARQAAITQELLEVVAGADALT, encoded by the coding sequence ATGGCAAACCTAAAATTTATTCGCGATCGCATTCAGTCGGTCAAGAACACCAAAAAGATTACAGAAGCGATGCGGCTCGTGGCAGCAGCGAAAGTGCGTCGGGCACAAGAACAAGTGACAGCAACTCGTCCGTTCGCTGATCGCCTCGCGCAAGTGCTATACGGCTTGCAAGCGCGATTGAGATTTGAAGAAGCAGATCTGCCGCTCTTGAGAAGGCGCGACGTTGGAACCGTTGGATTGCTTGTGATTTCAGGCGATCGAGGATTGTGCGGCGGCTACAATGCCAACGTGATTCGTCGGGCTGAAAACCGCGCTCAAGAACTGAAAGCGGAAGGCATCGACTACAAAATGGTTGTAGTTGGGCGTAAAGCGGCACAGTATTTCCAGCGTCGGGACTATCCGATCGTCGAAAGCTATTCAGGCTTAGAGCAGATTCCAACCTCAGCAGAAGCAGCACAAATCGCGGATGTGGTGCTGACTCAGTTCTTGTCGGAGAGTGTCGATCGAGTTGAGTTAATCTACACGAAATTCGTGTCCTTGATTGCGTCTCGTCCGGTGGTTCAAACATTGTTACCGCTCGATCCGCAAGGGTTGGAAGTTTCTGATGATGAAATTTTCCGGCTCACAACTCGCGGCGGACAGTTCCAAGTTGAACGTGAACGAGTCGCGGCTCCTGAAGTTCAAAGCTTCCCGCAAGACATGATCTTCGAGCAAGATCCGGTGCAAATTCTCGATGCGCTGTTGCCGTTGTATCTGAATAACCAATTGCTCAGAGCGCTGCAAGAGGCAGCGGCGAGTGAGTTGGCGGCTCGGATGACAGCGATGAACAACGCGAGTGATAACGCCAAGAATTTGATTGGTTCGCTTACGTTGTCGTACAACAAGGCACGTCAGGCGGCAATTACTCAAGAACTGCTGGAAGTGGTTGCGGGTGCAGATGCACTGACTTAA
- the atpA gene encoding F0F1 ATP synthase subunit alpha, giving the protein MAAIRPDEISNIIRQQIESYDQGVKVSNVGTVLQVGDGIARIYGLDKCMSGELVQFEDGSVGMALNLEEDNVGAVLMSDGRSIQEGSSVTSTGRIAQIPVGEAMIGRVVDALARPLDGKGDINTTETRLIESMAPGIIARKSVCEPMQTGITAIDSMIPIGRGQRELIIGDRQTGKTSVAVDTILNQKGEDVICVYVAIGQKASTVANIVQVLQDRGAMEYTIVVAANANDPATLQYFAPYTGAALAEYFMYKGKATLVIYDDLSKQAQAYRQMSLLLRRPPGREAYPGDVFYVHSRLLERAAKLSDELGGGSMTALPIIETQAGDVSAYIPTNVISITDGQIFLSSDLFNAGLRPAVNAGISVSRVGSAAQTKAMKKVAGKVKLELAQFAELEAFAQFASDLDKATQNQLARGVRLREILKQPQYSPLSVAEQVAVIYSGINGYLDDIPVDKVTTFVKSLRDYLKTGKPKYVEIVQGQKVLTDEAEGLLKEAITETKQTMMAAA; this is encoded by the coding sequence ATGGCAGCAATCAGACCAGACGAAATTAGCAATATTATTCGCCAACAGATCGAAAGTTACGATCAAGGCGTGAAAGTTTCCAACGTCGGAACCGTGTTGCAGGTCGGTGACGGCATTGCGCGGATCTATGGGTTGGATAAGTGCATGTCCGGTGAACTGGTGCAGTTTGAAGATGGTTCCGTCGGCATGGCGCTGAACCTGGAGGAAGATAACGTCGGTGCGGTATTGATGTCCGACGGTCGCAGCATCCAAGAAGGAAGCTCCGTGACTTCTACCGGACGGATTGCTCAAATTCCTGTCGGTGAGGCAATGATCGGTCGCGTAGTCGATGCTCTGGCACGTCCTTTAGACGGAAAAGGCGACATCAATACGACCGAAACTCGCCTGATCGAGTCAATGGCTCCGGGCATCATTGCGCGGAAGTCGGTCTGTGAGCCGATGCAAACCGGAATTACCGCGATCGACTCTATGATTCCGATCGGTCGGGGACAGCGTGAGTTGATTATCGGAGACCGTCAAACCGGCAAGACTTCGGTTGCGGTAGACACGATTCTGAACCAAAAGGGTGAAGACGTGATCTGTGTGTATGTTGCGATCGGTCAAAAAGCTTCGACCGTGGCAAACATTGTGCAAGTGCTGCAAGATCGGGGCGCGATGGAATATACGATCGTGGTTGCTGCAAACGCAAACGATCCGGCAACTCTGCAATACTTCGCGCCTTACACGGGTGCAGCTTTGGCTGAGTACTTCATGTACAAAGGCAAAGCAACCTTAGTTATCTATGATGACTTGTCGAAGCAAGCTCAGGCTTACCGTCAAATGTCGCTCTTGCTGCGTCGTCCACCGGGACGTGAAGCTTATCCGGGAGATGTGTTCTACGTTCACTCCCGCTTGCTCGAACGTGCAGCGAAACTCAGCGATGAATTGGGCGGCGGTAGCATGACTGCATTGCCGATCATCGAAACTCAAGCAGGTGACGTTTCGGCATATATTCCGACTAACGTAATTTCGATTACCGATGGTCAAATCTTCTTGTCGTCTGACTTGTTCAACGCGGGTCTGCGTCCTGCTGTAAACGCGGGTATCTCGGTATCGCGCGTGGGTTCGGCAGCACAAACCAAAGCGATGAAAAAAGTTGCGGGTAAGGTGAAACTGGAGCTTGCACAGTTTGCAGAATTGGAAGCATTCGCACAGTTCGCGTCTGACTTGGATAAAGCGACTCAGAATCAATTGGCGCGTGGTGTTCGTCTACGTGAAATTCTGAAGCAGCCGCAATACTCGCCGCTGTCGGTTGCGGAACAAGTTGCTGTCATTTACTCCGGTATCAATGGATATTTGGATGATATCCCGGTTGATAAGGTAACGACGTTTGTGAAGAGCTTGCGTGACTATCTGAAGACCGGTAAGCCGAAGTATGTGGAAATCGTTCAAGGTCAGAAAGTGTTGACCGATGAAGCTGAAGGTCTGCTGAAAGAAGCGATTACCGAGACGAAGCAAACCATGATGGCTGCTGCGTAG
- a CDS encoding F0F1 ATP synthase subunit delta — MAENILRSEVLDPYAQALMSLGKSNDLTDRFAEDVGNILDTLNGSQDLKDFIANPLAKGDLKREVLSQVFGDAVHPFMRNFIMLLVDRRRVMFLEGICQQYQRLYRKLKQAVLAEVTSTVELNDDQKNAIREKVIAMTNANSVEIETKIDPELIGGVIIKVGSQVIDASLRGQLRRITLRLSSSN; from the coding sequence ATGGCAGAGAATATTTTAAGGTCAGAAGTTTTAGATCCCTACGCTCAGGCGTTGATGTCTTTGGGAAAGTCGAATGATCTCACCGATCGATTTGCTGAAGATGTTGGCAACATTCTCGATACATTGAACGGTTCACAAGACCTGAAGGACTTTATCGCGAATCCTTTGGCAAAAGGCGATCTCAAGAGAGAAGTTTTGTCTCAGGTGTTCGGTGATGCGGTGCATCCGTTCATGCGGAATTTCATCATGTTGCTCGTCGATCGTCGCCGCGTGATGTTTCTCGAAGGCATCTGTCAGCAATACCAAAGACTGTACCGGAAGCTGAAGCAAGCTGTTTTAGCAGAAGTCACTTCGACGGTTGAACTGAACGATGATCAGAAGAATGCGATTCGCGAGAAAGTCATTGCAATGACGAATGCGAACTCAGTCGAAATCGAAACTAAGATCGATCCAGAATTGATCGGTGGTGTGATCATTAAAGTTGGTTCACAAGTGATTGATGCGAGTCTGCGCGGTCAGTTGCGACGGATTACGCTACGTTTGAGCAGTTCAAACTAA
- a CDS encoding F0F1 ATP synthase subunit B, with protein MEIYLRLASGVSLLAEAEGGGFGFNFDILETNLINLSIVIAIVVYFGRGFLGKTLTERRTAIETAISEAETRKKTAASKLAEQQQKLAQAQQEATKIRSDAEAAAKKASDDILAKAEQDIVRMRETAAADLSSEQERIINELRQRVATLALQRAEGELPGRLNDESQQRLVDRSIALLSEG; from the coding sequence ATGGAAATATATTTGCGACTCGCCAGCGGGGTGAGTTTACTGGCAGAAGCAGAGGGGGGCGGTTTCGGATTCAATTTCGATATCCTCGAAACCAACCTGATTAACCTCAGCATCGTGATTGCGATCGTCGTTTACTTTGGACGAGGTTTCCTCGGTAAAACCTTGACCGAACGCCGCACCGCGATCGAGACTGCGATTTCAGAAGCAGAAACCCGCAAGAAGACGGCTGCGTCTAAACTCGCTGAACAACAGCAGAAGCTTGCTCAAGCCCAACAAGAAGCCACAAAGATTCGTTCTGACGCGGAAGCTGCTGCGAAGAAAGCAAGCGACGATATTTTGGCGAAAGCTGAACAAGATATCGTTCGGATGCGTGAAACCGCAGCCGCAGATTTGTCTTCAGAGCAAGAGCGCATCATTAATGAATTGCGTCAGCGAGTGGCAACTCTAGCACTGCAACGCGCAGAAGGCGAATTGCCGGGACGCTTGAATGATGAGTCTCAGCAACGGTTAGTCGATCGCAGTATTGCGTTATTGAGCGAGGGGTAG
- a CDS encoding F0F1 ATP synthase subunit B' has protein sequence MFDFDATLPLMAVQFLLLVAVLNAVFFKPLTKVVEDRNDFIRGSEADAKERLAKAEMLAKQYETELAASRRAYQNTIAQAQAEANQIAAQKIAAAQQEAQQQREQTQKELDQQKQEALQTLEQQVEALSREILDKLLTGV, from the coding sequence ATGTTTGATTTTGACGCAACGCTGCCGTTGATGGCGGTGCAATTTTTACTGTTGGTCGCAGTGCTAAACGCTGTGTTCTTCAAGCCGCTCACTAAAGTGGTTGAAGATCGTAACGATTTTATTCGAGGCAGTGAAGCAGATGCGAAAGAGCGGTTGGCAAAGGCTGAAATGTTAGCTAAGCAGTACGAAACTGAACTCGCAGCATCGCGTCGGGCATATCAAAATACGATCGCCCAAGCTCAAGCCGAAGCCAATCAAATCGCAGCACAGAAAATTGCAGCGGCGCAACAAGAAGCACAACAACAGCGGGAACAAACTCAGAAGGAGTTAGACCAGCAAAAACAAGAAGCGCTTCAAACGTTGGAACAACAGGTTGAAGCCTTAAGCCGTGAAATTCTAGATAAATTGCTAACTGGAGTTTAA
- the atpE gene encoding ATP synthase F0 subunit C, whose translation MNPTIAAASVIAAALAIGLAAIGPGIGQGNASGEAVAGIARQPEAEGKIRGTLLLTLAFMESLTIYGLVIALVLLFANPFA comes from the coding sequence ATGAATCCTACCATTGCTGCTGCTTCTGTAATCGCTGCTGCTCTCGCGATCGGTCTTGCTGCAATCGGACCTGGTATCGGTCAAGGTAACGCTTCGGGAGAAGCGGTTGCAGGGATCGCTCGTCAGCCTGAAGCAGAAGGAAAAATCCGGGGTACTTTGCTGCTGACCCTCGCGTTCATGGAATCGCTGACCATCTACGGTCTTGTGATCGCGCTGGTATTGCTGTTCGCGAACCCCTTCGCATAA
- a CDS encoding F0F1 ATP synthase subunit A: MLNFLDAPNILPLANLEVGHHLYWQIGNLKIHGQVFIVSWIVIGLLVGASVLATRNPQRIPKGVQNLMEYALEFVRELTKNQLGEKEYRPWVPFVGTLFLFIFASNWSGALVPWKLIKLPEGELAAPTNDINTTVALALLVSLAYFYAGFSKKGLGYFAKYVQPTPVLLPIAILEDFTKPLSLSFRLFGNILADELVVGVLVLLVPLFVPLPVMLLGLFTSAIQALVFATLAGAYIHEALEGHGEEEHAP, encoded by the coding sequence ATGCTAAATTTCCTCGACGCTCCCAACATTTTACCGTTAGCCAACCTAGAGGTGGGTCATCATCTCTACTGGCAAATTGGCAATCTAAAGATTCATGGGCAGGTTTTTATCGTCTCCTGGATTGTGATCGGGCTGTTGGTCGGCGCTTCGGTGCTGGCAACCCGCAACCCGCAACGCATTCCAAAAGGCGTTCAGAACTTGATGGAGTACGCGCTAGAGTTTGTGCGAGAGTTGACCAAAAACCAGCTTGGCGAAAAAGAGTACCGTCCCTGGGTTCCCTTCGTTGGCACCCTGTTTCTGTTCATCTTTGCCTCCAACTGGTCGGGTGCCCTCGTTCCCTGGAAATTAATCAAATTACCAGAAGGCGAGCTGGCTGCCCCAACAAACGACATCAACACCACCGTTGCTTTAGCGCTCTTAGTGTCGCTGGCTTATTTCTACGCAGGCTTCAGTAAGAAAGGGTTGGGCTACTTTGCGAAGTACGTTCAGCCGACTCCGGTTCTCCTGCCCATTGCGATTCTAGAGGACTTCACCAAGCCGCTTTCCCTCAGCTTCCGACTTTTTGGCAACATCTTGGCGGATGAGTTGGTGGTTGGTGTATTGGTGCTTCTAGTGCCGCTCTTTGTTCCCCTGCCTGTGATGCTGCTGGGTCTATTTACCAGTGCAATTCAGGCGCTCGTGTTTGCGACTCTGGCGGGTGCTTACATTCATGAAGCACTCGAAGGTCACGGCGAAGAAGAACACGCGCCGTAG
- a CDS encoding ATP synthase subunit I, with protein MEETIHTGTETPEPSASMVEYYRLQNELLITTIVLTGLIFFPVWYFYSLNTALNYLIGACTGVVYLKLLARNVERLGTEKQQISKTHLAIFAGVIIVATQMKELHVLPVFLGFLTYKGTLLVYTLRTLFTPDQTQS; from the coding sequence ATGGAAGAAACGATCCACACTGGTACAGAAACACCAGAGCCGAGTGCCTCAATGGTGGAATATTATCGACTCCAAAACGAGTTGTTAATTACAACCATTGTCCTCACCGGATTGATCTTCTTTCCCGTCTGGTATTTCTATTCGCTCAACACTGCTCTGAATTATTTAATTGGAGCGTGTACAGGTGTGGTTTACTTAAAGTTATTGGCACGAAACGTAGAACGCCTCGGTACCGAGAAACAACAGATTAGCAAAACACATTTAGCGATTTTTGCGGGAGTGATTATTGTCGCGACCCAAATGAAAGAACTCCATGTGTTACCTGTATTTCTGGGATTTCTCACGTATAAAGGTACGCTGCTCGTGTACACCTTGCGAACTCTATTCACGCCTGATCAAACTCAGAGTTAA
- a CDS encoding TolC family protein: MKPSLRLLTLGVGVWMILGLIGAAFANPARTQTDPEPPTSNFTLAASRDAEGDPTPPFMITQALATRKPNPAKLTLKPQTTAQGGSTPSPSAPLPAPAGSPRTPNPAPAATPTPTTPAPTTPATGGANQLVPTPASLDPSPNRLQFPTQPGEVQVRATQPITLQQALELAERNNRDLEVARLQVEQSRAAIREARAGNFPTLGLTANLTRSGSVFITQDTQQNSFLDQLGVDSGNSGATRTAFSTGAQLNYDLFTSGLRPAQIEAAERRSRGAELQLEQTREDLRLQVSNDYYSLQNADSQVAINEAAVRNAEANLRDSRAQETAGLGTRFDTLRAEVNLANAAQLLRNAQANQEIARRQLAQRLSLAETATLTAADPVQPAGTWTIPLEDSIVLAYKNRAELEQQLVQREISQTQIRAARAQNGVTLSLVGAYNFQRSDTTTSSARNSDNYSLGLQARWNLFDGGATNAQIAQQERNREIAEARFAQNRNLVRFQVEQAFANLQANLANINTTQQSVAQAEEALRLAILRFQAGVGTQTDRISAEAALTQAQGNRVSAIINYNLALAQLRRAVSNLSP, from the coding sequence ATGAAACCGTCTCTTAGATTACTGACTTTAGGTGTGGGAGTTTGGATGATCCTTGGATTGATCGGTGCGGCATTCGCCAATCCTGCCCGGACTCAAACCGATCCGGAACCTCCCACCTCCAATTTCACCCTAGCCGCAAGCCGCGACGCAGAGGGCGATCCAACGCCGCCGTTTATGATCACGCAAGCTCTTGCAACACGCAAGCCCAACCCCGCAAAACTCACGCTCAAGCCGCAGACGACCGCTCAAGGCGGATCGACTCCATCCCCTTCTGCACCCCTCCCTGCTCCAGCAGGATCGCCGCGCACTCCGAATCCCGCACCCGCCGCAACTCCCACTCCGACCACTCCGGCTCCAACCACGCCAGCAACCGGAGGAGCCAATCAACTCGTTCCTACCCCCGCCTCCCTCGACCCCTCGCCCAACCGCCTTCAGTTTCCTACCCAGCCCGGAGAAGTTCAAGTCCGAGCGACGCAGCCGATTACTCTCCAGCAAGCTTTAGAACTGGCAGAACGCAATAACCGCGATTTAGAAGTGGCGCGTTTACAAGTCGAGCAAAGCCGCGCCGCGATTCGTGAAGCCAGAGCAGGTAATTTTCCCACGCTCGGACTGACGGCAAACTTAACTCGATCAGGCAGTGTCTTCATCACGCAAGACACGCAGCAAAACAGTTTTCTCGATCAGCTTGGCGTTGATTCCGGCAACAGTGGTGCCACCCGTACCGCCTTCAGCACAGGCGCACAGCTCAACTACGACCTCTTCACATCAGGATTACGTCCTGCCCAGATCGAAGCCGCAGAGCGTCGATCGCGGGGCGCAGAACTCCAGCTTGAGCAAACTCGCGAAGACTTGCGCTTACAGGTATCGAACGATTATTACAGCCTGCAAAACGCAGATTCTCAAGTAGCAATCAACGAAGCAGCGGTTCGCAATGCTGAAGCAAACCTGCGAGATTCTAGAGCGCAGGAAACCGCAGGGCTAGGGACTCGATTCGACACGCTCAGAGCCGAAGTCAACTTAGCCAATGCGGCTCAGTTGTTACGCAACGCCCAAGCCAACCAAGAAATTGCGCGACGACAACTGGCACAGCGGCTTAGTTTAGCTGAAACGGCAACGCTCACCGCCGCTGATCCCGTGCAGCCTGCCGGGACTTGGACAATTCCGCTCGAAGACAGCATTGTTTTAGCGTACAAAAATCGGGCAGAGCTAGAACAGCAGCTTGTACAACGCGAAATTAGTCAAACGCAAATTCGAGCCGCCCGCGCCCAAAATGGCGTAACCCTAAGCCTTGTTGGGGCTTACAATTTTCAGCGATCGGACACCACCACTAGCTCCGCCCGCAATTCAGACAACTACAGTCTAGGACTGCAAGCCCGTTGGAACTTGTTTGACGGCGGCGCAACCAACGCCCAAATCGCTCAGCAAGAGCGCAACCGCGAAATTGCTGAAGCTCGATTTGCCCAAAACCGCAACCTGGTTCGTTTCCAAGTCGAGCAAGCCTTCGCCAACCTGCAAGCAAACCTAGCGAATATCAATACCACGCAGCAATCGGTAGCACAGGCAGAAGAAGCGCTGCGGCTGGCGATTTTGCGCTTTCAGGCAGGGGTTGGTACACAAACCGATCGCATTAGCGCAGAAGCAGCCCTGACCCAAGCCCAAGGCAACCGCGTTAGCGCCATCATCAACTACAACCTCGCGCTTGCCCAGCTCCGACGCGCCGTGAGTAACTTAAGTCCCTGA
- a CDS encoding peptidoglycan DD-metalloendopeptidase family protein, whose translation MTHSFSHAALMIRILILSGLIGVSGIARVQAQTLDSKAKQSADPIPTVNIEPAVPAAPPSGDAFIDRTDYSLGATERIETPAVVAKPSAPVAPRRYEVAEAVSAAPVEVGGFNLSSRGIEWNAVAPSNPIGSAYSTVQTYFNRTIRPIGRVGNGDLKLIFPLAIPSPITSIFGWRVHPISGDTRLHTGTDLGAPLGTPVLAALTGRVIMAEFFGGYGLAVALEHNAGAQQTLYAHLSEIFVKPGDIVKQGAVVGRVGSTGNSTGPHLHFEVRQQTTDGWVALDAGASLETAMAELVKSMQVAQKPQTP comes from the coding sequence ATGACTCACTCTTTTTCTCATGCTGCTTTGATGATTCGGATTCTAATCCTGTCGGGGCTGATCGGGGTCAGTGGTATCGCCCGCGTTCAGGCGCAAACTCTCGATTCCAAGGCGAAGCAAAGCGCAGATCCAATTCCAACCGTAAACATTGAACCTGCCGTACCTGCGGCTCCGCCTAGCGGAGATGCCTTTATCGATCGCACCGATTACAGTTTGGGAGCAACCGAGCGCATCGAAACGCCTGCGGTGGTCGCAAAGCCATCTGCCCCCGTTGCTCCGCGTCGATATGAAGTGGCGGAAGCAGTGAGCGCAGCTCCCGTTGAAGTCGGCGGCTTTAACTTATCGTCTAGGGGAATTGAGTGGAATGCAGTGGCTCCCTCAAACCCGATCGGCTCCGCCTATAGCACTGTTCAAACCTATTTCAATCGCACGATTCGCCCGATCGGTCGAGTCGGCAACGGGGATTTGAAGCTCATTTTCCCCCTAGCGATTCCGTCTCCGATTACGTCGATTTTTGGCTGGCGGGTGCATCCGATTAGCGGTGATACGCGACTGCACACCGGAACAGATTTAGGTGCGCCACTGGGAACTCCGGTATTAGCAGCGCTGACAGGTCGGGTGATCATGGCGGAATTCTTTGGCGGATATGGGTTAGCCGTAGCGCTCGAACACAATGCGGGCGCACAGCAAACCCTTTACGCTCACTTGTCTGAGATTTTCGTCAAGCCTGGAGACATTGTGAAACAGGGTGCGGTCGTGGGACGAGTTGGCAGCACCGGAAACTCGACTGGGCCGCATTTGCACTTTGAAGTGCGGCAGCAAACCACAGACGGATGGGTGGCGCTGGATGCGGGAGCATCGCTAGAAACAGCGATGGCAGAATTGGTTAAGTCGATGCAAGTCGCTCAGAAACCGCAAACGCCCTAA
- a CDS encoding pentapeptide repeat-containing protein, producing the protein MNAQELLQRYDAGELEFIGKNFAGIDLTYADLIGANLTQADLNHAVLTFAYLNRATLTRANLTHASLSGANLSQATLLNANLRDADLHGAILKDADLRGADLSLASIVDANFSGADLRNTNFSGADLRGADLHGANFREEKRSYEGAVLRGADLRGADLRGANLTGADLSRSNLAGANLSEANLRQATLTQASLSEAILTGAFLTEADLTEANLSHANLKDAKLNRAILTQADLRSAILTEATLNHAKLHKVVLTHTTLTRAKLNHADLSRANLQHAQLIDAVLVEAYLGRADLSYADLTRANFTRAEMSSALLKSAIVQDMIRSDGTVED; encoded by the coding sequence ATGAATGCTCAAGAATTGCTGCAACGATACGACGCGGGAGAATTAGAGTTTATTGGCAAAAACTTTGCAGGCATTGATCTCACTTACGCAGATCTGATCGGCGCTAATCTCACCCAAGCCGACTTAAATCACGCAGTCTTGACCTTTGCCTATCTCAATCGCGCCACCTTAACTCGCGCCAATCTTACTCATGCCAGCTTGAGTGGTGCAAACCTAAGCCAAGCAACTCTGCTCAATGCCAATTTGCGCGATGCCGATCTACATGGTGCAATCCTCAAGGATGCTGATTTGCGGGGAGCCGATCTCTCGCTTGCCTCGATCGTAGATGCCAATTTCAGCGGTGCGGATTTACGCAACACCAACTTTAGCGGCGCTGATTTGCGCGGGGCGGATCTGCATGGAGCCAATTTTCGAGAAGAGAAAAGAAGCTACGAAGGCGCGGTGTTACGCGGTGCAGATCTGCGGGGAGCGGATTTACGAGGCGCGAACCTAACCGGAGCGGATTTAAGTCGATCGAATCTCGCAGGAGCCAATTTAAGCGAAGCAAATCTACGCCAAGCCACGCTAACCCAAGCCAGCCTCAGTGAGGCAATCCTGACCGGAGCGTTTCTCACGGAGGCTGATTTAACCGAAGCCAACTTGAGCCACGCGAACCTGAAAGACGCGAAGTTAAATCGAGCGATTCTCACTCAAGCGGATCTGCGATCGGCAATCTTGACCGAAGCCACGCTGAATCACGCCAAATTACATAAAGTTGTACTGACTCACACAACTCTTACCCGCGCTAAATTAAATCACGCTGATCTCAGCCGTGCGAATCTTCAACACGCTCAGTTGATCGATGCTGTTTTAGTCGAAGCTTACCTTGGACGTGCTGACCTGAGCTACGCCGACCTTACTCGCGCCAACTTTACCCGCGCAGAGATGAGTAGCGCACTCCTGAAGTCAGCGATCGTCCAAGACATGATTCGATCGGATGGCACTGTTGAAGATTAG
- a CDS encoding 2Fe-2S iron-sulfur cluster binding domain-containing protein: MANLYTVEIRHQGQTHIIEVPEDRTILDVANNEKGLELPVSCTAGVCTTCAALITEGTVDQSEGMGVSPDLQTQGYTLLCVAYPRSNIKLETEKEETVYQKQFGQQG, encoded by the coding sequence ATGGCTAACCTATACACGGTTGAAATTCGGCATCAAGGGCAGACTCACATCATCGAAGTTCCCGAAGACCGCACTATTCTGGACGTTGCTAACAACGAGAAAGGCTTAGAGCTGCCAGTATCTTGTACAGCAGGGGTCTGTACAACCTGTGCCGCATTGATTACAGAAGGAACTGTCGATCAAAGTGAGGGAATGGGTGTCAGTCCTGATCTGCAAACTCAAGGTTATACGCTGCTTTGCGTCGCTTATCCTCGATCGAACATCAAGCTTGAAACCGAAAAAGAAGAAACCGTTTATCAAAAACAATTCGGACAGCAAGGATGA
- a CDS encoding DUF3326 domain-containing protein: MNKPYTVGLIVPTGIGAAIGGYAGDALPVARAIAEVADRLITHPNVLNGAQLYWNLPNALYVEGYGLDQFAVGHWGLLPQASNRIGLILDRAIEPDLQLRHLQVADAARATLGLNLTDYVVTDQPLNVELRTAKSGATWGTIGHPDSLLRAAEKLIDQAGATAIAVVARFPDDPSSEALQDYRYGQGVDHLAGAEAVISHLIVRTFRVPCAHAPALSPLPIDPNLSPRSAAEELGYTFLPCVLVGLSRAPQFTEFPNAHAIWADQMNALVIPASAAGGSAILSLSQSKTRIIAVEDNQTKLQVRPEALGIRSMIVKSYLEVIGVLICDRAGINPAALSPEISSLRPLDRSQFLGVERPSILSES, encoded by the coding sequence GTGAATAAGCCGTACACTGTCGGATTGATTGTTCCAACCGGAATCGGAGCCGCGATCGGCGGGTATGCAGGCGATGCGTTGCCTGTTGCTCGTGCGATCGCTGAAGTTGCTGATCGCTTGATCACGCACCCCAATGTCCTGAATGGGGCACAGCTTTACTGGAATCTGCCGAATGCTCTCTATGTTGAAGGCTATGGTTTAGATCAGTTTGCAGTGGGGCACTGGGGCTTATTGCCGCAAGCCTCGAACCGAATTGGATTGATTCTCGATCGGGCGATCGAACCTGATCTACAACTCAGACATCTACAGGTTGCAGATGCGGCTAGAGCGACGTTGGGACTCAATTTAACAGACTATGTTGTGACGGATCAGCCGTTGAATGTAGAGCTGAGAACAGCGAAATCGGGGGCAACTTGGGGAACGATCGGACATCCCGATAGCTTGCTCAGAGCGGCTGAAAAATTGATTGATCAAGCAGGAGCGACTGCGATCGCGGTTGTAGCTCGATTTCCTGATGATCCGAGCAGTGAGGCTTTGCAGGATTATAGATACGGTCAAGGCGTGGATCATTTAGCTGGAGCAGAGGCGGTAATCAGTCATTTGATTGTTCGTACCTTCCGAGTGCCTTGCGCTCATGCACCTGCGTTGTCTCCATTGCCGATTGATCCGAACTTATCACCGCGATCGGCTGCTGAAGAACTCGGTTATACCTTTCTGCCTTGTGTGTTAGTTGGACTGAGCCGCGCCCCCCAGTTTACGGAATTTCCGAATGCTCATGCGATTTGGGCGGATCAGATGAATGCGCTGGTAATTCCGGCATCAGCGGCAGGAGGCAGTGCAATCTTAAGTTTGAGCCAGTCTAAAACGCGAATTATTGCAGTTGAGGACAATCAAACAAAATTACAGGTTCGACCGGAAGCATTGGGAATTCGATCGATGATCGTAAAGTCTTATCTCGAAGTGATCGGGGTGCTAATCTGCGATCGCGCGGGGATCAATCCTGCTGCTTTGAGTCCAGAAATTTCTTCACTTCGCCCTTTAGATCGATCGCAATTTTTGGGGGTGGAACGCCCTAGTATCCTTTCTGAGTCTTGA